One window of Triticum urartu cultivar G1812 unplaced genomic scaffold, Tu2.1 TuUngrouped_contig_411, whole genome shotgun sequence genomic DNA carries:
- the LOC125527494 gene encoding LEAF RUST 10 DISEASE-RESISTANCE LOCUS RECEPTOR-LIKE PROTEIN KINASE-like 2.2 yields the protein MLPFILQLACFSVSSVSPQPSTRQIPNLTAAAMHGRFLILAWACCLLLMLAVMAAEEQQGEGCSAKCGNITVSRPFWLTDWHTGRLCGSLGPPEFELTCYNSTYPLLPSSVPNSVGFAVRDISYEERSLRVVDLRKLQLLHDPPNIFNSCLPMWNTSAKLGRPFKISPVNLELILYNCTEKAAAAARLDKELVQAKTMRCVNTSNTFVHAGVPYDPTGTYSGYALEGCVPTVLPVLRLPSGETNASHYERLIQSGFLLKWELPPPLPAPAPRNEPPSPPGSERRAKKIILIGITSAAATFFFACLYVLIWHRNRKGLRFFLCKTSSKTEKNYEAMIVSYGSLAPKRYMYSEVMKITSSRNNQLGKGGYGVVFKGKLHDGRLVAVKFLHDCKGNGDEFVNEVMSIGRTSHVNVVSLFGFCLEGSKRALIYEYMPNGSLDKYIYSENPKEILGWERLYAIALGIARGLEYLHHSCNTRIVHFDIKPQNILLDKDFSLKIADFGLAKLCHTKESKLSMTGARGTIGFIAPEVHSRTFGVVSTKSDVYSYGMMLLEIVGGRRNVKSTVAKSSEKYFPDWIYDHFAQDDGLQACEVTGEAEEIARKMTLIGLWCVQILPAYRPTITKVLEMFERSSDDMDMPPKQNFSGLLESSAHNMDVQSSSSTRSEENSLVNSKILQQSPTL from the exons ATGCTACCATTCATTCTCCAGCTAGCGTGCTTCTCTGTTAGTTCAGTCTCCCCACAGCCTTCAACGAGACAAATTCCAAATCTTACTGCCGCTGCGATGCATGGCCGATTCCTGATCTTGGCCTGGGCCTGCTGTCTACTGCTGatgcttgcggtcatggcggcTGAGGAGCAGCAAGGAGAAGGCTGCTCGGCCAAGTGCGGCAACATCACCGTCTCCCGCCCGTTTTGGCTCACTGATTGGCACACGGGAAGATTATGTGGTTCGCTTGGACCGCCAGAATttgagcttacatgctataacaGCACATATCCACTTCTACCGAGCTCTGTGCCCAACAGCGTCGGCTTTGCAGTCAGGGACATATCCTATGAGGAACGCAGCTTGCGCGTTGTTGATCTACGCAAGCTGCAATTATTACACGACCCGCCCAACATCTTCAACAGCTGCTTGCCGATGTGGAACACCTCTGCCAAACTGGGCCGCCCGTTTAAGATCTCCCCCGTCAACCTGGAACTCATCTTGTACAACTGCACGGAGAAGGCCGCTGCGGCGGCACGCCTGGATAAAGAACTGGTGCAGGCGAAGACGATGAGGTGCGTGAACACAAGCAACACGTTTGTTCATGCGGGGGTGCCATACGACCCCACCGGGACCTACTCCGGTTATGCTTTGGAGGGCTGCGTTCCAACCGTCTTACCGGTGCTGCGCTTGCCGTCCGGCGAGACGAACGCGAGCCACTACGAGCGGCTCATCCAAAGTGGCTTCCTCCTGAAATGGGAATTGCCCCCTCCTCTCCCTGCACCTGCACCTAGGAACGAACCACCTTCCCCTCCAG GTAGTGAGAGGAGAGCGAAGAAGATTATACTAATAG GTATAACATCAGCAGCTGCAACCTTTTTCTTTGCATGTCTTTATGTGCTCATATGGCATAGAAATAGGAAAGGACTACGGTTTTTCCTTTGCAAGACTAGCAGTAAAACTGAAAAAAATTACGAGGCCATGATAGTGTCATATGGATCCCTAGCTCCAAAAAGATACATGTACTCAGAGGTAATGAAGATAACCTCTTCTCGCAACAATCAGCTTGGAAAAGGTGGTTACGGTGTGGTTTTCAAAGGAAAACTACATGATGGTCGTCTGGTTGCAGTGAAATTCTTGCATGACTGCAAAGGAAATGGAGATGAGTTTGTGAATGAGGTTATGAGCATTGGCAGGACCTCTCATGTTAATGTTGTTAGcttatttgggttttgtttggagGGATCAAAACGAGCTCTTATATATGAGTACATGCCCAATGGTTCTTTGGATAAGTACATTTACTCAGAGAACCCCAAAGAAATTTTAGGATGGGAGAGGCTCTATGCGATAGCACTCGGGATTGCTCGAGGCCTCGAATACTTGCACCATAGTTGTAATACACGTATCGTCCATTTCGATATCAAGCCCCAAAATATCCTTCTAGACAAGGATTTTAGCCTGAAGATTGCTGATTTTGGTCTAGCTAAATTGTGTCATACAAAGGAGAGCAAGCTTTCAATGACTGGTGCTAGAGGAACAATTGGATTCATCGCTCCAGAAGTTCACTCTCGAACCTTTGGAGTGGTTTCAACGAAGTCAGATGTTTATAGTTATGGAATGATGCTTTTGGAGATCGTTGGAGGAAGGAGAAACGTAAAATCAACTGTTGCAAAATCCAGCGAAAAGTATTTTCCAGACTGGATTTACGACCACTTTGCGCAAGATGATGGGTTACAAGCATGTGAAGTCACAGGAGAAGCTGAGGAAATCGCAAGAAAGATGACATTAATTGGATTGTGGTGCGTACAGATATTGCCTGCATATCGTCCTACCATAACCAAAGTTCTAGAAATGTTCGAGAGAAGCTCAGATGACATGGACATGCCACCGAAGCAAAACTTCTCAGGATTGCT TGAAAGCTCAGCTCACAATATGGATGTACAAAGTTCAAGCTCTACCAGATCTGAGGAGAACAGCCTTGTGAATTCAAAAATCCTACAACAATCGCCAACTCTTTGA